The following coding sequences are from one Pseudomonadota bacterium window:
- a CDS encoding HAD family phosphatase, with translation MPYGAIFDMDGVLVDSGDAHRASWMQLGEEIGVAFTPEFFVQTFGMHNNQIIPLWLGAVTADKVERLALRKEVLYRAAAPDVVRPLPGAVSLVRALRAAGWRLAVASSGPRANVALIVRLLALEDAFDALITGDDVREGKPHPEVFEKAICAVDLPASSCVVIEDAPQGVSAGLAAGAAVLAVTSSRPSSELAGAHRVVASLEGVTPDTLHALIAARAG, from the coding sequence ATGCCGTACGGCGCCATCTTTGACATGGACGGGGTTCTGGTCGACTCGGGCGACGCCCATCGCGCCTCGTGGATGCAACTGGGTGAGGAGATCGGTGTGGCCTTCACTCCCGAGTTCTTCGTGCAGACCTTCGGCATGCACAACAACCAGATCATCCCGCTGTGGCTGGGCGCGGTGACGGCCGACAAGGTCGAGCGGCTGGCCCTTCGCAAGGAAGTTCTGTACCGTGCCGCGGCACCGGATGTCGTGCGCCCTCTGCCGGGCGCGGTCTCGCTCGTGCGGGCGCTGCGTGCCGCCGGATGGCGCCTTGCGGTGGCATCGAGTGGACCGCGGGCAAACGTGGCGCTCATCGTTCGCCTGCTTGCTCTTGAAGATGCGTTCGACGCGCTCATCACAGGCGATGACGTTCGCGAGGGAAAACCCCACCCCGAAGTGTTCGAGAAGGCCATCTGCGCGGTGGACTTGCCCGCTTCGTCGTGTGTCGTCATCGAAGATGCTCCGCAGGGGGTGAGCGCAGGTCTTGCGGCGGGTGCCGCGGTACTCGCGGTGACCAGCTCCCGTCCTTCGTCGGAGCTCGCAGGGGCGCATCGCGTGGTGGCTTCGCTCGAGGGTGTCACCCCTGATACGCTGCACGCTCTCATCGCTGCACGGGCGGGGTGA